The Geodermatophilaceae bacterium NBWT11 genome has a segment encoding these proteins:
- a CDS encoding pilus assembly protein encodes MAEREDRERGSAVVDFVFVSVLVVVLLLAVLQVAVYVHVRNVVTASAQEGARYAANADVPAAGGADRTLEVVAAATSAQTAAGLRCTSVPETDGTGLTLVVVRCSGQVPTLLAALGELLPLQVTGRAVEEGA; translated from the coding sequence GTGGCTGAGCGGGAGGACCGCGAGCGCGGCAGCGCCGTCGTCGACTTCGTGTTCGTCTCGGTGCTGGTCGTCGTCCTGCTGCTGGCGGTGCTGCAGGTCGCGGTCTACGTGCACGTCCGCAACGTGGTCACCGCCAGCGCCCAGGAGGGTGCCCGGTACGCGGCGAACGCCGACGTGCCGGCCGCCGGCGGGGCCGACCGCACCCTGGAGGTCGTCGCCGCGGCCACCAGCGCCCAGACCGCAGCCGGGCTGCGGTGCACCAGCGTCCCGGAGACCGACGGCACCGGGCTGACCCTGGTCGTCGTCCGCTGCTCCGGTCAGGTGCCCACGCTGCTGGCCGCCCTGGGGGAGCTGCTGCCGCTGCAGGTCACCGGGCGGGCCGTGGAGGAGGGCGCGTGA